GCCACTTACCATCAGCCATCCACACCTTCACGGGAACCATTCCAGCATGCCGTTTTGACCATTGTCAATTGGTCTGAACCTGGCACAACACCTGCTCTTATCTAGAGTACACCATGAAACCGTATTTGATTCTGACAACCTGGGTACTCATCGGCTGGTGGTCTCTCCAGATATCATCAAGCGCCTCTGCAGCGCGGCTTGAACAGTCCGACCTTGGATCAACCCTGAACCAGCAATGTGACCTCTGTTGGTATCCCTCGCCGAACGAAGACCGTTCTGATCGGCTCCCCACCTACAAACAGCCACGACACAAGCGCCCACCGGACAGCCGCCCACAACGCTATCCCAAAGGACGGTACAAGTTGAGAGCCGACCACAAATCTATTCGGCCCTCTACTCTTCGATCCAGCACACGACACGAGATGAGACTACTGAGCACCCTCCAGGTACGGGCAGTCGATGGAGACACCATTCGCGTTGGAGGCGAGCGCATCAGACTGCGCGGCATCGATACACCAGAAATGAATGAGCCGGCGGGGCCGGCCGCCAAACAACGGCTGGACGAGCTCTTGCGCAGTGGCTCTATTCGGATCGTGCCACAGGGCCGTGACGTCTACCATCGCCTCATCGCCGATGTGTTTGTGAATGGACAAAATGTCGCCGGTATTCTGCGAAGTGAAGGACTATCAAAAGCAGGATAGCTGACATCAGCATGATTCACGAACAGGTTCGACCAAGAGTGAACATGCCTTTTTCCAAGGAGCAGCCAGATGCAACCTCTCATCCAAAGCGAAACCGATTTGAAAGTGAATGTAACCCTTGTCTCTACGCATGGACTCTGGCTGTTGACCAACAACAGTGAGCTCTTTGTTTCGTTTCTCGAATTCCCTCAACTGCGAACCGCCTCTTCAATAAAGCTCAACCACGTGGTGCAACTCCATCCCGACATTCTGTATTGGCCGGATCTGAATATTGAGATCCCCGTCAAACGGGCACGATACTTCCCCCTCACATTTGTGAAACCGCACCCATCCAGACAATCCGCTCGACGAACGAAGACAAGATCCGTCACAGCCTAAGGGACAGCCTCTTACCCCTCTCGATGAATCCTTTCTGATTCACTGGATCGAAAAAGATACGCATACACGCTCTATTACGCAATATGCCCACTGATAACTCTTTGAAAGATTACTACGCCCTGAGAATGCACCAAGGCATGGTTCATGCGAAGTGTATTCTCAACGGTGCCTCGTGTCCTCAGAATCGATGGTTATGCGCAGCTGCAATGAGCTGTAACAGGATGACCAATTTCTGAAATATCCGGTTAACGATAGCCGACCTGTTGCGGGGCTTTATCATGACAAAAACTCCATCACCAGATTGATGATGTACCGAAAGGGCATACGAAGGAGAACCCCATGATCATGCTCAAAAGCCAGTTCGTCCAGATTGTGTTTACAGCAATCACTCTCGCGTTTATCCTTAGCGCGCTCTCGATGGTCTGGCCTGCCATCATCGCCGCGTTTCTCGGGATTCTCCTGCTGCTTCAATCGCTCGGCACCGAACCGGAGATCGCGAGACTGTCGTGGTCCGAAGTAGACAACGTATCGGTTGTCATCGGCGCCTTCCGACGTCCCGGTCTTCCGACAGTTCTCTCATGACGAGGCAAGGAAGCATCCCGTCTTGAGGCCATCACCGCACAGGCTAAAACATGTTGAGAACCGGCAGATTCTACAGACATTCCAGAAGCGAACACTGCCGGGAGAGTTGGGAGAGCCAAAATGAATGTGAAAGGGTTCATTCTCGAAGATGACCAAGGCCGAGAGTTTGTGATGGGATGTGAACGACCCTATGCCCAAATTGGGCGAACGTTTCTGCTCCAGAGATGGCAGCGCCGGAGACTGATTCCTTTACAATATTCAGAACGAGAAGCTCGTCATGTCGTGGGAGAGGCATTGATGGCACTCGACGATTTATTCACCGCACTGCTCAAACGATGCCATGACCAGCCCCTTGCTGAACAGCCCCTTGCTGAACAGCCCAAAGAAGGATGCTCGGATATCCGTAGACTGCCCGTGAAGACAGGCCACGGCTGCAAAACATGAGTTGCTGCCTAGGCATTCATACCCCACACTCAGGATCGACACCGACACCCGAGGAAGGAAGACCCTGGGGCTAGGCCTGCCCCACACGCATTCGCTCTGAACGACGGCGCGGATCCTAGGACGGGCCCCGAGTACCCTGAGCCGGGAAGTGGCCAGAAACCATGTATACGGCGCTGTACGTGTTGCCACGTGAAACGCTGCGGAGCGAATCAGTGGCTCCCTTGTGGCAGGCTTGCAAGGCCCGTCGCCATCGGGTGCGCGGCCAAGACCGCCGGGGCCAGATTCTCAATATGACCCCGATCACCGAACAGCCTGCCGACGTCGCCACCCAGACCGTCCCCGGTTGCTGGGAAGGCGACTTGCTGAAAGATGCCCACAATGGCTCGGCCGTGGGCACCCAAGTGGAACGGACGACGCGCCTAGTGCTGCTGGTCCGCATGGACAGCACGGTTGCCGCCGGTGCGTATCGGGGCTTTACGAAGAAGCTCCCGCATGTGCCCACCCCACCGCGGAAAACGCTGACCTATGATCGGGGCAAAGGGATAGTGGACCATGAGCAGTCGGCACCCCGCCTCGCGATCCAGATGCTCTTTGCCGATCCGCACGGCCCCTGGCAACGCGGGACCAACGAGAATACCAATGGCCAGCCATACCGATACTTGCCGAAGGGCACGGATCCATCGGGTGATACCCAGCGGGAGTGAATGTCATTGTCCATCAGCTCAACACGCGCCCACGGAAATGCCTCGGCTTTGCGAGGCCGATGGAGATCCACGCGCAACTGCGCTCTCATTCACCCCTTGCAGTTGGAACTTGAGCCCGCCCACCCAAAGCGGAAAGAGAACCCTCACAAGGAGGTTGGACGATAGGTCTATATGTATCGAATGAGATTCAGTCTGTATCGAATTCGATTCATCGCCATACAGCTCAGTGTGGAAACGCGACAAATCCCCAGAAAAATGGCAACTGCATAGAGGTCTGCTTATTGCACATCTAAATTTTAAGGACATCCATTTGAGAATGTCTGCAGACAATGATGTCAATGAAGCGACAGGACTATCTTTTTCATCGCGTTCGCTGTACGGGGGGATCGACCATGGAAGGATTTACACGCGCCAACTTATTTGAGCTCAGCAGCAAGACCATTCATGTCACCTATTCCACAACAAGTATCCTAGGAGGGCCGATTCTCAGTTATCGGGATGATCTGCGGAGTCTCACCTTCCGGGGTGATGACATTCAGATCGAACAGACGGCGTTGGGTGAGATCGTCACGGTCACGCTCGAAGTTGTTCCCGATCTCCGCACCGTTTCATTTTCGCTGATCGTGCCCACCGTAACGGTCATGCCGCAATCCAACGGGGCACGAGTGAAGGTGCTCGGCATCACAACGACTGCTCCAACAACAATCGCCGGACCGCCACCGGGGCCAGAACTTCTGTACTCAGCTGTATATTTGAGAGGGACCGCGCAGTTTATCGTGTCCTAGTCGTGTGGTTTAATGGTTTAAACGTGTTGCGATGAGCCATCGCGGTCGCACTTAACGTGGGACTCTCAGGCTTATGGTCGCTGGTAAGCGCTTGAGGATGACTACCAGTAGCGTTCAGAATGGGGACAGAATCTCCCCCTTGCAGGCACTCAGAGTATGCGAAAGGGTATTGAGGAGACACTTATGGCTATTCAATGGATCGGCAGTCCCAACAAGGACAAAGGGCGAGAGGGGTACAGACCGGAAGCCATCGTCATTCATATCATGGAGGGCACACTCAAGGGGACAGACGCGTGGTTCACGAATGAGGAATCGGGTGTGTCCGCTCATTATGGGATCGGGAAGTCCGGCGAGATTCATCAATACGTAGGAGAAAGCGATCGAGCGTGGCACGCAGGCCGCATCGTCTCTCCGACGTGGCGATTATTGAAGGCCGACGTGAACCCCAATTGGTATACGATCGGAATTGAGCACGAAGGGACAGAAGATAGCCCCTGGTCCGACGCGCTGTACAAGGCCAGTGCCGGTTTGATTGAGGCCATTAGCCGACGATGGGCGATCCCTTGCGATCGCGATCATATCATCGGCCATCGCGAGATTCGCGCGGACAAGACGTGCCCTGGTCTGGAAGTGGATCTCGACCAGCTCGTCGACATGGCCAAGGACATCCAACAGAGTCCGTCCACGTTTAATTTTGTGAAGAAACCGGGTATCGTACAAACTCGCGTCGACCTCAACATCCGTGAAAAAGCTCCGACATCAGCCGCTCCCCTTGTCCGCACGATCAAAGGCGGAAGGCGGCTACAGTATCAAGGCTGGACGAGCAATGGACTTAGCGTCAACGGCAATGCCCATTGGTACAAAGACGTTGATGGGAACTACTTCTGGGCTGGTGCGACAGCGCAGCCCATCCCTGGGCTCTGAGCGACCCACTCGTCCGATGACCGATTGTGCCGGCAAGTGGCCCTCCGCAGGCATCCTCGCAATCAGTGGTTGCTTGTTGGCCTGCAACCCGGTGCCTCTGGTTAATCCCTCATCCGTGAACCTTTCCTCGGATCAGCAAGCCCTGGTTATCACCTCCGTTGATCCAGCCATCTCTGATCAATTCACGGTGAAACACCTCCCGACTGAATCCAAGATTGCGCCCGGCCTGTATTTCCATCCAAAACGATTCGATCTTGTTCAGGTATCACCGGATGGGCGATTTGCAGCATTTTCCACGATGGACCACCATACGCTCGTGGGCCTCTTGGACCTTCGTACAAGGGCGGCACAAGAAATCGACGTGGTCACGGAGGGAGAGGTTCTGAGCTTTCATTGGGCAAACGATGGTCAAGTGCTCGCATACGACTACTTGCCGGCAAGCGGCTCTCAACGCATACGGGGCTATGATGTCCAATCCGGCGAACGATTGGGCATACCCCATACCAAGCACGGTTCTGACGCGAATCTCGTATTTGAGCAATGGGGATCACAGCCACGCGAAGTCGTCGTCAGCATCAGAAATAGACACAACGGCGAATCCCGGACCACCACGATCACACTGATCTCAATCACACAACTCGCCCCAAGCCCTTAAGTCACGGCAGTAGCACCGCCAATCATGCGTGGCCAACCTCACGAGGGTGAACCATATGAATGGGAAGATCTTGAACCATTGCCCACGAAATACCTGCTTTGAACCGAGTAGCCTCAGAGTTGGCCTCGTTCCTGGGGCCGCTCATAGCGGGTTGCATAAAAACTCGGTTATTGCCAAGAACGTCGTTGAGATGTTCGATGCCGTACTCATGCCACAAGAACTTGAGGATGCTCAAAAAGGTTGTCCAGCAAGGCCACAGTGAGCAAAGAGGTGAGGCGTAAGCTTCGGTACGCTGAACCTCTGAGTGACGTGAGAACGCTGCTGGCGGGTTTTTTCAGCATCCTCATAGACAGTCATTGATCGGAAGGCCCCAAGGGACTACAATTCCCGCAAATGGTTCATCCTGTGCCATTGATACATGGAGACCGCTGACCTTATTTTCATGGGAACACGCAACATGAAGCTCCGACAGTTCATCGTCCTCTGTGGACTGCTGATCGCGTCCCCGAGTCACGCCGAAAGCCCTATGGCGGCTCAAGTCTGCAGCTTACTCACATCTCCGAAGCTATCGGCCGTCCAGTCCAGAATGGGAACGGGTGAAGGCTGTGCATGGCAATGGCCTAATGCCCAAGTGCTGTCGATCTATGTGCACCGTGAGCTACAGAGCGAAACCACGGCAGAAACCAAAGAGATGATAGAGCTCTACATGCAGAATCCTGCCTTCAAGCGAACGACTTTCCCGGTTTGTACAGGAGGCGACATGGTCGTCGGTGATTTTCGAAACGGCAAAGGCCCTGGGGGAACCGGCTATACCCAATGTTCTGGTTTCGTCCTGACGTTCAGCTTTCAAGGTGCGGACGCCCAAGGCCATTTACCCGGCATCGCCAAAAAACTCGCCGGCACGACGCTAGTCCATTGACGGGACGACTCTATTAAAACAAACACCCGTTTAGCGCTTGTTGCTCTATCGAGAAACGATAAAACCAGGAAGCTGAAACATGATTCCGTCGATTTCCTCGAAACCGAGAAACCCAACCTCACACTGAGCCATAAAAGGAGCAGATCATGAAGAACGTCGAAATGAGCGTTGACGGTACTGTCTTAACCATCAAAGTGGATCTTTCGAAAGAGTTCGGCCCATCCTCAACAGGCAAAACAATCATTGTCGCGTCAACGGAGGGCAACGTCTCCATCCCAGATAGGCAAGAGAAAATCGGGCTCAATGTGTATCGAAAAAAATAGGGCTGGCTCGGCCATCGAGCCCCATCGCCTTCGGGTAAGGGGAGGCCACCCCTCTTTCAACAAGCCCATGACAGATTGAAACAGGACACTAGGTATACACAAGAGACGGAAAATCCCAAAAACTCCGGCAATCCTGTGGATAGCTTCAAGGGTGGTTGCATTCGCTACCCTTAGCCAAAAACCGTCGGCATTCTTGAGCACTCACATCTAGGAATGCGTGAAAATGGTCACAATGGCCGCTAAAACCACAATTAGTTGTAGCAACTTTCATCTCGTGCGGATGCACAATAAATAGGCAAGGTGATAAATCAATACGCCACAGGCTCGATTGTTCTCCAAAATGATTCAGTATCAACAGCCTTATCCACAGGGTATGGCGACTATATGTTAAGCCCGTCAGATCAACCCTGAAAGTACCGGACTAAGGATCATATCCCTCCCTGCGCCACGCAAGGGGCTTTCTCCGCTTGACTCTCTCCTGATCTTTCTCTGACAATCTCGTGGGATCTCTCAAGGTGTGCGATCCACCCCTCTCAGAGGAGTCCCTGCCAGACTAAACCAGGACGGTCTTCCCTCATGGCTCACTCGGGTCATGAGACACAGTGAACGTTGAAACTCTGTTGAGGTCTCGTATGCATTCAGCCGTCAGAGTATTGAGCATCCTCGCTTCGTTGTTGCTATTCTCCTGTGCCTCACAGACAGACCAGGTGCCAGGAGGAGCCGGTCAGCTCGGGAAAGTCACCGCGAATGGATACACGAAAGAAGGGTGCTTTCTGAATCTGAAGCTGGCGGCACGTGAGCAACGCGTTCGGTTGAATCCGGACGATGTCACAGTGAATTCCAATATCCTCCTCCTGATGTTCCCATTTCTGAATCAAGAGGGCTATCAGTGCACTGGCGTGGTGGTCGAGCGCCAAAAACGGGTCACGACGCGAGACAATCTGTACCCTGTCGATTGAGCGTGGCCGCATCGGAAACTGAGCACACGAACCCGTTCGCTTGACACGCACCGTTCTCGCCCGTCACGACTCACGAACCATGCCCTCTTGCGGAGGTCCATCCACATGAAGCTGTTGAGGGCTAGTCTCCCCCCTGAACCCATCGCGTGAATCTCGTGGGTTGCAAAGCAAATCAGGAAGACGATAGGATCGCCAAGCGCCTTTGTTTCATGTACGTCCGACATCGCATTCCCGTTCGTGTCAGGTACGCTGACCTGTGATGCCCCCTGGTCTCTTGAGAGACACATCCTATGGCATGACACGTCGGTCTCCGGTAGGATCTGACCTCATGAACAGTCACCGCATCGTTGGGAGTGAGACATGATCAGCACAGTATTCATCTTCATGATCGGACTTGTTGCCCTGCTTTGCGAGAATCCTCTGCTCGCGGTGGCCGGCATTCCATCGGTTGTGATACACGCCACATCTGAATCACGGCCGGATCATGCGCACAAGCCTCTGACACCTCATTTCATTTCGTTCCCGACTCCCACAGCCGAGATCCCTTCCGATCCACACGAGCAGATCGGACCTCGAGCAGTGGGTCGCTTGTCCGTGGACGAACAGGCCTCCCTCATCCAGACCGCCGGAGTTGGAGCCGCCCAGAAACCATCAACGGATCAGCCGCAGCTCGTCGCTCAGCTGGCTCAAAGAGAACAGGATTCCACGCCAAGGGGACATTCGGAAAAAGAGCTGTCGCAGGAGCTGAGCACCACGCGGAATAGTCTCCAGCAGGCGAGACAACGTATCGATGAGTTGGAACGACAACTTGCTGAAGGCAATCTGGAAACTGCCAAACGACGGATCGGCGAACTGGTTATCCAGCTCCATGCCAAGGAGAGTGAGATCGCAACCCTGCGTGCCAGCGTTCACGAAAACTCCAAAAAGTTTCGAGAAGACCTTGCGGCACAAACTGAGGAACTCGCCCAAGCCAAGCGCCGTATTTCCGACGTCGAGCAGCAGATGGCGTCCACGGGAAAAGGGCAGGAATCGGCGCAGGCCAAACGCCGTGTCACCGACCTTGAGCAACAGCTGACAAAAAAAGAGCAGGACCTGACCCAAACGAAGCGCCGGGTGCTGGAAGCCGAACAGCAGATGGCCTGGAAGGAGCAGGACCTCGCCCAAGTCAAACGGCGTGTCGCTGAGATCGAACAACAGATCGTTGGGAAGGAGTACGAATCGACGCAGGCCAAGCGCCGGGCGACCGATTTTGAGCAGCAACTGGTCGGCAAAGAGCAGGACCTGACCCAGGCGAAACGTCGGACCGCCGACGCTGAACAACAGACCGCCGGGAAAGAACAAGAGCTGGCACAAGCCAAGCGGCGTATCACCGACCTCGAGCAACAGATGACAGCGAAAGACCTGGAGTCAGCTCAGGCCAAGCGCAAGCCTGCCGAAACGGAACAGCAAACGGCTGGGAAGATGCAGGACCCGGCTCAATCCAAACGACGGATCGCCGACCTTGAGCAATTGTTGGCTGGGAAAGAGTCTGAATCCGCGCAAGCCAAACGGCGGGCAACTGAATTGGAGCAACAGACAGCTGCGAAGGAACAGGAACTGATTCAGACCAAACGCCGCATCGCTGAACTTGAACAGCAGACGGCTGGGAAGGAGCAGGACCCCGCACAGATCAAACGCCGTGTCACCGAACTCGAACAGCAAATGGTTGGGAAAGAACAAGAGCTGGGGCAGATCAGGGACAATCTCAAACAAGTGACACAAAAATATGCGGATCTCGGTCCGATGTTGATGGATCGAGATGCCGAGATTGCGCGCACGAAACGCTTACTGGAGGACCTTGAACGGAGCTTGCCGAAACCGGATGAAGCCCTCCCTTCCCTGGAAGTGAGTCCTGCCGCTCAAAATCCCGTCGCCGAGCTCCCTCCCGACAGTAATTTATCGGTGACCGATCTCCCCATTCCGGGTGCGTCTTCTGGAGATGGAACGGACGCCGGAGGCATCGACCTGACCAAGATCGGCGAAGCGCTTTCCGGCACGCTGGGAGAGGAGCTGAAGCGAGGCACCGTGGCCCTGCGACAGGAGCGAACCGCCCTCACGCTCGCGTTAATCAGCAGTGAGTTATTCCCCCCAGGGGAAGCCACCGTCACACCGAGCGGCAACTCACTGATTGGGCAGATCGGGACGGTGTTGCAGAAATTTCGCTATCGGAACATCGAAGTGACCACCCATACCGACACAAAGCCGATCCGCAACGACGCACGAAAGCTGTTTAAGGACAACCTGGAGCTCTCGCGCGCCCGCGTCGAGCATGCCAGCCAAGCCCTCATCAACAGCGGGGTCGATGCCGACCGCGTCAAAGCTGTCGTGTATACGACAGCGAAGTCACCCGACAACGATGAAAGCCGGAACAGAAACCGACGAATCGAAATCGTCGTGAGTTCATCCACAGCAGGGCATTCAGCTCACGGCAAGCTACAAACGGGGAAGAAGCCACCCCAATCCATTTCACTCAGTTCGCCTCGTCGGCCGTGAGTTCCTCGACAGGGAAGGACCCTCTGCCTCTTCCTGCCACGTTGGCAGACCATCCACCTCCATCGGGTAAAGGTGGATCGCTTCCCGGCTATCGCCTTTCGGCACAAGGCCGTCAACAAGTGGAAGATGAACGGCTCAGCCTGCTCGAAGAGATCTTCGACCCGCTGTCCCGTCAAAGACGCACCTTGGTCCAGCCAGGGTGGCGGTGTCTTGAAGTAGGTGCAGGCCGTGGATCCATGGCGAAATGGCTGGCCCTGCAAGTTGGTGAACATGGCCGGGTGGTCGCCACTGATGTCGACACCAGCTACCTTCAACGCCTCAGTATCCCAAACCTCGACATACGCCGGCACAACATTCTGAGCGATCCCTTGGACGAGCTTGGCCCCGGCTCATTTGATCTGGTCTGTGCTCGCCTCCTGCTCTTCTGGCTG
The Candidatus Nitrospira nitrosa DNA segment above includes these coding regions:
- a CDS encoding thermonuclease family protein, with the protein product MKPYLILTTWVLIGWWSLQISSSASAARLEQSDLGSTLNQQCDLCWYPSPNEDRSDRLPTYKQPRHKRPPDSRPQRYPKGRYKLRADHKSIRPSTLRSSTRHEMRLLSTLQVRAVDGDTIRVGGERIRLRGIDTPEMNEPAGPAAKQRLDELLRSGSIRIVPQGRDVYHRLIADVFVNGQNVAGILRSEGLSKAG
- a CDS encoding OmpA family protein produces the protein MISTVFIFMIGLVALLCENPLLAVAGIPSVVIHATSESRPDHAHKPLTPHFISFPTPTAEIPSDPHEQIGPRAVGRLSVDEQASLIQTAGVGAAQKPSTDQPQLVAQLAQREQDSTPRGHSEKELSQELSTTRNSLQQARQRIDELERQLAEGNLETAKRRIGELVIQLHAKESEIATLRASVHENSKKFREDLAAQTEELAQAKRRISDVEQQMASTGKGQESAQAKRRVTDLEQQLTKKEQDLTQTKRRVLEAEQQMAWKEQDLAQVKRRVAEIEQQIVGKEYESTQAKRRATDFEQQLVGKEQDLTQAKRRTADAEQQTAGKEQELAQAKRRITDLEQQMTAKDLESAQAKRKPAETEQQTAGKMQDPAQSKRRIADLEQLLAGKESESAQAKRRATELEQQTAAKEQELIQTKRRIAELEQQTAGKEQDPAQIKRRVTELEQQMVGKEQELGQIRDNLKQVTQKYADLGPMLMDRDAEIARTKRLLEDLERSLPKPDEALPSLEVSPAAQNPVAELPPDSNLSVTDLPIPGASSGDGTDAGGIDLTKIGEALSGTLGEELKRGTVALRQERTALTLALISSELFPPGEATVTPSGNSLIGQIGTVLQKFRYRNIEVTTHTDTKPIRNDARKLFKDNLELSRARVEHASQALINSGVDADRVKAVVYTTAKSPDNDESRNRNRRIEIVVSSSTAGHSAHGKLQTGKKPPQSISLSSPRRP
- a CDS encoding IS30 family transposase → MYTALYVLPRETLRSESVAPLWQACKARRHRVRGQDRRGQILNMTPITEQPADVATQTVPGCWEGDLLKDAHNGSAVGTQVERTTRLVLLVRMDSTVAAGAYRGFTKKLPHVPTPPRKTLTYDRGKGIVDHEQSAPRLAIQMLFADPHGPWQRGTNENTNGQPYRYLPKGTDPSGDTQRE
- a CDS encoding DUF2442 domain-containing protein, with amino-acid sequence MQPLIQSETDLKVNVTLVSTHGLWLLTNNSELFVSFLEFPQLRTASSIKLNHVVQLHPDILYWPDLNIEIPVKRARYFPLTFVKPHPSRQSARRTKTRSVTA
- a CDS encoding N-acetylmuramoyl-L-alanine amidase encodes the protein MAIQWIGSPNKDKGREGYRPEAIVIHIMEGTLKGTDAWFTNEESGVSAHYGIGKSGEIHQYVGESDRAWHAGRIVSPTWRLLKADVNPNWYTIGIEHEGTEDSPWSDALYKASAGLIEAISRRWAIPCDRDHIIGHREIRADKTCPGLEVDLDQLVDMAKDIQQSPSTFNFVKKPGIVQTRVDLNIREKAPTSAAPLVRTIKGGRRLQYQGWTSNGLSVNGNAHWYKDVDGNYFWAGATAQPIPGL
- a CDS encoding helix-turn-helix domain-containing protein codes for the protein MLGRAPSTLSREVARNHVYGAVRVAT